ACGCGGAGATCGGCTTCGCGGGCTTCGTCTCCGTGGTGGACGCGGTGGGCGGCGTGGACATGTGCCTGGACCGGGACGTCAAGGACCCCAACTCGGGCGCCGACCTGCGAAAGGGCTGCCAGACCCTCGACGGCTCCGAGGCACTGGCGTTCGTCCGCCAGCGCAAGCAGGAGGCCCAGGGCGACCTGGGCCGTACCCGCAACCAGCAGAAGTTCCTGACCGCTCTCGCCCGGCAGGCGGCCACCCCCGGCACCCTCCTCAACCCCGCCAGGTCCTTCCCTACCCTCAGCGCGGGCCTGGACACGCTGGTGGTCGACAAGGACACGGGCCTGCGGGACCTCGTGACGCTGTTCCGCGCGATGCGGGGTGTCACGGCGGGCGGCGGCCGACAGCTCAACGTGCCCGTCTCCGACCCCGCGTTCGCCACGTCGAAGGGCAGCGCCGTCAAGTGGGACGAGCGCCGCGCGCGCACCCTCTTCACCGAGCTGCGGGACGACCGCCCGGTGACGCTCCCGCAGGAGAGGTGACCCTGTCCTTCGACGGCATGTCCTTGGGCGTCATGTTCTTCGAGGCCGGTGGAAGCACCGGAGCCGGCGGAAGCGCGGCTGCCGGGACCTCGACGGCGTGCGGGAACGCGGCCGACCGGTGCTGGAAGGAGAGGATCTTCGAGTTCAGGACGACACCGTCACGGATCTCGATGGCCTTCTTGATCGTGGCGTCACCGTCCCAGGCCGCCGGGCCGCCCAGGACCCTGCGCAGATAGGGCAGGAGCGCCTCGCTGATCTCCCAGGTGGCCGAGTTCCACAGGTGCGACGGGCTGTGGTCCACGCCGTAGTAGTGGCAGCCGGAACCCACCGAGGGCATCGGGTCCTCGAACGTGGTCGGCCGGGCCCATTCGAAGCCCATGCCCTCGTCGCAGGAGACGTCGACGAAGAAGGTCCCCGGCTTGAACAGGGCGAGTTCCTCGTCGGTGACGAACGTGAGCGGCGCGTCGGTGTCCTGCCTTATGCAGTTGACGATCACGTCGAACTCCGCCAGATACTCCGCGAGCGGCATGGGACCGAGCCCGGTGAGTGCCTCCAGGCGGGACGGATCGTCCTCGCGCTCGGCGAAGTGTCCCATCACGACCGACGGCATCGGCGAGGCGACCGCGGCGGCGGCACGCTGGGTCAGCACCGTCACGTCGGAGATCCCCATTGCGCCCAGACCCGTGACCGCACCGCGTGCGGTGGCCCCGAAACTGATGACCACCGCGCGCATCCGGCGGCCGTAACTGCCGGTCAGCCCGCCGAGCTGCAGGGCGTGCAGCACCGAGCAGTAGCCGGCCAGTTCGTTGTTCTTGTGGAACACATGGACGCTGAAGGCGCCGGTGGAGGTCCAGTGGTTCATGGCCTCCCAGGCGATGAGGCTGAGCTGCCCGTCGATGGCGAGCTGCGTCATCCGCTCGTCCTGCACACAGTGCGGCCAGCCCCACAGGACCTGGCCCTGGTGCAGCTGGGCCACGTCCTCGTGCATCGGCTTGGGCAGCAGGAGCACGTCGCACTCGTCGAAGAGCTGGTCACGGGAGCGCAGTCCGCCCACCAGTGGCCGCAGCGCTTCGTCACCGACGCCGAACCGGCCGCCGTACCCCTCCTCCAGGAAGATCTTCGCGCGTACGTCGGGAGCGATCCGGTCGAGGTGACCGGGATGCAACGGCAGCCGGAACTCGTTCTCCTTGCGGGAGGAGGCGAGTACTCCGAGACTCAACAGACTCATGCGCGTCCTTCTATTTCGTTGTCGTCGTGCTGGTTCGATCGTGGTGCTGGTTCGATCGGCGTGCTCGTTCGATCGTGGTGCGGGCCCGGTCGTCGAGCCGGTCCGTTCAGGGTGTGCAACGCCGGACCGGCCGATCAGGAACGGTCTCCCCGGTGCCTGCGGACACGTTCGTCCAGGGGGAGGGCCGTCTCGCGGAGCCCGTTGACGGATCCGCACGCCATGCGCGCGCAGGTTCCGTGGCAGGCGA
This sequence is a window from Streptomyces ortus. Protein-coding genes within it:
- a CDS encoding N(5)-(carboxyethyl)ornithine synthase — translated: MSLLSLGVLASSRKENEFRLPLHPGHLDRIAPDVRAKIFLEEGYGGRFGVGDEALRPLVGGLRSRDQLFDECDVLLLPKPMHEDVAQLHQGQVLWGWPHCVQDERMTQLAIDGQLSLIAWEAMNHWTSTGAFSVHVFHKNNELAGYCSVLHALQLGGLTGSYGRRMRAVVISFGATARGAVTGLGAMGISDVTVLTQRAAAAVASPMPSVVMGHFAEREDDPSRLEALTGLGPMPLAEYLAEFDVIVNCIRQDTDAPLTFVTDEELALFKPGTFFVDVSCDEGMGFEWARPTTFEDPMPSVGSGCHYYGVDHSPSHLWNSATWEISEALLPYLRRVLGGPAAWDGDATIKKAIEIRDGVVLNSKILSFQHRSAAFPHAVEVPAAALPPAPVLPPASKNMTPKDMPSKDRVTSPAGASPGGRPAAR